The proteins below are encoded in one region of Candidatus Flexicrinis proximus:
- a CDS encoding redoxin domain-containing protein yields the protein MSSTLEQLTTPPVPVTRARMSTGTWFMLVGFLAVGLVITLALLRQTRAQPTEGQAPDFAFTTFDGDEYQLSDLRGKVVVLNFWASWCGPCRDEAPQLQSAWEHYAPGGNVVFLGVAYADNGVRSLKFLDDFGVTYLNAPDLGTRISALYGIRGVPETFVINQQGEVAEFLYAGVSEAQLRDIVDPLLEAGS from the coding sequence ATGAGCAGTACACTCGAGCAACTCACTACGCCGCCAGTCCCGGTTACACGGGCGCGTATGAGCACCGGAACCTGGTTTATGCTGGTCGGTTTCCTGGCGGTTGGTCTTGTCATAACCTTGGCGCTCCTGCGCCAGACTCGTGCCCAGCCCACCGAGGGCCAGGCCCCTGACTTCGCATTCACAACCTTCGACGGTGATGAGTATCAGTTGTCGGATTTGCGCGGCAAGGTCGTTGTTCTGAACTTCTGGGCGAGTTGGTGCGGGCCGTGTCGTGATGAAGCGCCGCAGCTCCAGTCCGCGTGGGAACACTATGCGCCAGGTGGGAACGTAGTCTTCCTGGGCGTGGCCTATGCCGATAATGGCGTGCGTTCCCTCAAATTCCTGGACGATTTCGGCGTGACTTATCTGAACGCACCCGACCTTGGAACCCGCATCTCGGCACTGTACGGTATCCGAGGCGTGCCCGAAACATTCGTCATCAATCAGCAGGGTGAAGTCGCTGAATTTCTGTATGCGGGTGTAAGCGAAGCGCAGCTCCGTGACATCGTTGACCCGCTACTTGAGGCAGGAAGCTAA
- a CDS encoding cytochrome c-type biogenesis protein CcmH, with amino-acid sequence MAQTPQTTVTDDQVNEIASKLYCPVCENITLDTCGTAACADWRYEIRLQLEAGLDADEIKADFVRRFGDRVVGTPYDPVLRALSLVTPVLLIVVGGAFFYRTLRHTWGSPGVHRLDTLTASQNGISPDSTDNLRAQIERDIGK; translated from the coding sequence TTGGCGCAAACACCGCAAACGACGGTTACCGACGATCAGGTCAACGAGATCGCCAGTAAGCTGTACTGCCCTGTATGCGAGAACATCACGCTAGATACCTGTGGCACCGCGGCCTGCGCAGACTGGCGCTACGAAATACGGCTTCAGTTGGAAGCGGGCCTGGACGCTGACGAGATCAAGGCGGACTTCGTGCGCCGTTTTGGCGATCGGGTCGTCGGCACGCCCTATGACCCTGTGTTGAGGGCATTATCGCTGGTGACGCCGGTTCTTCTGATTGTCGTCGGAGGAGCCTTCTTCTACCGGACACTGCGGCACACTTGGGGGAGTCCCGGCGTACATCGCCTCGATACTCTGACCGCTTCTCAAAACGGGATAAGCCCGGATTCGACCGATAATCTGCGCGCGCAGATAGAACGCGATATCGGAAAGTAG
- a CDS encoding c-type cytochrome, translated as MHVPSLTARRLAVVLSLAFVWLVFAAGCTGLSGEPKVVTTLRPAPTTPPLVDASGDPLSLGAQIFAARCTSCHGIGGRGDGDLVRTGQIANVPDFTDAARRAGITLEQYYEIITNGRIENMMPPWNEALSEQERRAVAEFVYGLADTTEIVLAETPAAGETIVPASTPEITPVDVTPVDVTPTPSQQFGVVTGVIENGTEGAAVPPQLDVILFVIDTSGQEVFTTTVTADNGVFRVEDVPIQPNYAYFASAAYFDVTFIATLSLGEDLASAAAPLSLPLMIYEITNDPSVIEIDLLLNQAASRTDGALDNLLVVRFYNKSDRVYREPEPLSDGRYGAVGIYLPEGAVPVGLDSSRYVWNNEAHRLLDTLAVIPETEHIMHVTYVVPLQDRIVYEYAVDYPVTNQPELMLNPGEFIVDSDQFEVQGVLQFTGGTFEDYLAQPLNANDTLRFDLLPITAAAAATPVSGQSILGIGLTAAGVLLIGGAGGLYLVQRRQGRTAETLVAEIARLDLQYQAKQISEQAYQQRRDALKTQLADILRRTSASK; from the coding sequence ATGCATGTTCCATCGTTGACCGCAAGAAGACTTGCGGTGGTGTTGTCGCTTGCATTTGTCTGGTTGGTTTTCGCCGCGGGCTGTACGGGCCTGTCGGGCGAACCGAAGGTCGTCACGACGCTGCGTCCGGCTCCGACCACGCCACCCCTTGTCGACGCCTCCGGTGATCCGCTCTCGCTCGGCGCGCAAATCTTCGCTGCCCGCTGCACAAGCTGTCATGGCATCGGCGGCCGCGGTGACGGCGACCTCGTCCGCACCGGCCAGATCGCTAATGTGCCCGACTTCACCGATGCAGCGCGTCGTGCCGGCATCACGCTCGAGCAGTACTACGAGATCATCACCAATGGCCGTATCGAGAACATGATGCCGCCGTGGAATGAGGCGCTCAGCGAGCAGGAACGCCGTGCCGTCGCAGAATTTGTCTACGGATTAGCCGACACCACCGAAATCGTCCTGGCCGAGACCCCGGCTGCCGGCGAAACGATCGTCCCTGCATCCACGCCTGAGATCACGCCCGTCGATGTCACGCCTGTGGATGTCACGCCGACCCCATCGCAGCAGTTCGGCGTCGTTACAGGGGTTATCGAGAACGGTACGGAAGGGGCAGCCGTACCCCCTCAGCTCGACGTCATCCTGTTTGTGATCGATACGTCGGGCCAAGAAGTCTTCACCACGACCGTGACGGCGGACAACGGTGTGTTCCGCGTGGAAGACGTCCCGATTCAACCCAACTACGCGTACTTCGCCAGCGCGGCCTATTTCGACGTGACGTTTATCGCGACCCTCAGCCTCGGCGAGGATCTGGCCTCTGCCGCCGCGCCGCTGAGCCTTCCCCTGATGATCTACGAGATCACCAACGACCCAAGCGTCATCGAGATTGACCTGCTCCTCAACCAGGCCGCCTCCCGTACCGACGGAGCCCTCGACAACTTGCTCGTCGTGCGCTTCTACAACAAGTCCGACCGCGTCTATCGCGAGCCGGAACCGCTCTCCGATGGCCGCTACGGCGCGGTCGGCATCTATCTTCCGGAAGGGGCCGTCCCGGTCGGGCTCGACTCGTCGCGCTATGTCTGGAACAACGAGGCTCACCGGCTGCTCGACACGCTGGCGGTCATCCCTGAAACCGAACATATCATGCACGTGACCTACGTCGTGCCGCTACAGGACCGCATCGTATACGAATATGCGGTGGATTATCCGGTCACCAATCAGCCGGAGCTGATGTTAAACCCCGGCGAATTTATCGTAGACAGCGACCAGTTCGAAGTTCAGGGTGTGCTGCAGTTCACCGGCGGCACCTTCGAGGATTATCTGGCGCAGCCTCTGAACGCCAATGACACCCTTCGCTTCGATCTTCTTCCGATCACCGCGGCCGCCGCTGCCACTCCGGTCTCCGGCCAATCCATCCTCGGCATCGGCCTGACTGCCGCCGGCGTCCTGCTCATCGGCGGGGCAGGGGGCCTATATCTTGTCCAGCGCCGTCAGGGCCGCACCGCTGAAACCCTCGTCGCGGAGATCGCCCGCCTCGACCTTCAGTATCAGGCCAAGCAGATCAGTGAACAGGCCTATCAGCAGCGCCGCGACGCGCTCAAGACTCAGCTCGCCGACATCCTGCGCCGCACTTCTGCCTCCAAATGA
- a CDS encoding heme lyase CcmF/NrfE family subunit: MLAEIGFVATWIAFLAALYASASALLGYRRKSEKLVTSARNATYIVFGALSVAILTLMVGLVTEQYQIAYVWSVSSPSMPTFYRVTALWGSQAGSLLFWCWMMSAFSALAVAFNWRSNYRLIPHVILFQMVLTAFFIALTLFIENPFGRWWFVGSEVVKSALIPAGGVAPDPETLSSGAQGLNPLLRHFGMAIHPPMLYLGYVGFLVPCAFAFAALATGDLSINWIKASRRWALIAWVFLGLGLILGGRWAYDVLGWGGYWGWDPVENAAFLPWLIGTAYLHSIIIQEKRGIFKTWNMVLMIGTFSAVIFGTFATRSGLVESVHSFARSDIGFPMLSVWLLVTLILGGLIVWRRSRGELRDDHSLNGMFSREGLFLLNNFIFLALFIAIFWGSFGAPITSELFFDTKITLGAEYFMSVTPPLFLALFVLMGIAPLSAWGVVAVRRIGQGLIVPGILSLATLLIFVQMGQTSVGALIGYWFVALAGWVAVNETFRAVRARMKNLKENPLSALIALATRNPRRYGGYLIHAGVAVIGVGIIGSTLFQQETQATLRVGDEMSLSDYTLRYDEFLGGQVSEDGRIMDIAVVTVIRNGTEVATLRPRRDFFPQQEGMNSMTIAAAHSTLENDVYLLLIDWDEISQNSATFKMYINPLINLVWWGSLILILGTLIAVYPHTVVSSVERPVSVAVGSRLAKGNR, from the coding sequence ATGCTGGCAGAAATCGGATTTGTTGCGACTTGGATTGCGTTCCTCGCGGCGCTCTACGCCTCGGCCTCGGCTCTTCTCGGCTATCGCCGTAAGAGTGAGAAGCTTGTCACCAGCGCCCGTAATGCAACCTACATCGTATTTGGCGCGTTGTCTGTAGCGATCCTGACCCTAATGGTCGGGCTGGTGACTGAGCAGTACCAGATTGCGTATGTCTGGTCGGTAAGCAGCCCCAGCATGCCGACGTTCTATCGCGTGACCGCATTGTGGGGTTCGCAGGCGGGCTCACTGCTCTTCTGGTGTTGGATGATGAGTGCGTTCAGTGCGCTTGCGGTCGCCTTCAACTGGCGTTCGAATTACCGGCTGATCCCGCATGTCATCCTGTTTCAGATGGTGCTCACCGCGTTTTTCATCGCCCTGACCCTGTTCATCGAGAACCCATTTGGCCGCTGGTGGTTTGTGGGTAGCGAAGTTGTGAAATCAGCTCTGATCCCGGCGGGCGGCGTTGCGCCTGACCCGGAGACGCTGAGTTCTGGCGCTCAGGGTCTTAACCCGCTTTTACGGCACTTTGGCATGGCGATCCACCCCCCGATGCTCTATCTGGGCTATGTGGGCTTCCTCGTCCCATGCGCGTTTGCGTTCGCGGCCCTCGCAACGGGCGATCTCAGCATCAACTGGATCAAGGCATCACGCCGTTGGGCTCTCATCGCGTGGGTGTTCCTGGGTTTGGGTCTGATCCTTGGCGGCCGCTGGGCATACGACGTATTAGGGTGGGGTGGCTACTGGGGCTGGGATCCGGTCGAGAATGCGGCGTTTCTGCCGTGGCTCATCGGTACTGCTTATCTGCACAGCATCATCATTCAAGAGAAGCGTGGCATCTTCAAAACCTGGAATATGGTGCTGATGATCGGCACCTTCTCGGCGGTGATCTTTGGTACCTTTGCTACTCGAAGCGGCCTCGTGGAAAGCGTCCACAGCTTCGCCCGCAGTGATATCGGCTTCCCGATGCTTTCTGTTTGGTTGCTGGTGACTCTCATTCTGGGCGGCCTGATCGTCTGGCGCCGCAGTCGTGGCGAACTCCGCGACGACCATTCGCTCAACGGAATGTTCAGTCGTGAGGGACTTTTCCTCCTCAACAACTTCATCTTCCTGGCGCTCTTCATCGCCATCTTCTGGGGTAGCTTTGGCGCACCTATTACCTCCGAGTTGTTCTTTGACACGAAAATCACGCTGGGCGCCGAATACTTCATGAGCGTGACCCCGCCGCTGTTCCTTGCTCTGTTTGTCCTGATGGGGATTGCGCCGCTGTCCGCCTGGGGCGTCGTCGCTGTCAGGCGCATCGGCCAGGGATTGATCGTCCCCGGAATCCTGTCGCTCGCAACCCTCCTGATTTTTGTACAGATGGGCCAGACCAGCGTCGGCGCGTTGATTGGATACTGGTTTGTAGCATTGGCGGGCTGGGTGGCTGTCAACGAGACCTTCCGGGCCGTGCGTGCCCGTATGAAGAATCTCAAAGAAAACCCGCTTTCCGCGCTGATCGCACTGGCGACGCGTAACCCGCGCCGCTACGGGGGTTACCTGATCCACGCTGGGGTCGCGGTCATTGGCGTTGGAATCATTGGGAGTACCTTGTTCCAACAGGAAACCCAGGCAACTCTGCGCGTTGGCGATGAAATGTCCCTCAGTGACTATACGCTGCGCTACGACGAGTTTCTAGGCGGTCAGGTCTCGGAAGACGGCCGGATCATGGACATCGCCGTCGTCACCGTCATCCGTAATGGCACCGAAGTCGCAACCCTGCGTCCTCGCCGTGACTTCTTCCCTCAGCAAGAGGGCATGAACAGCATGACGATTGCCGCAGCGCACAGTACCCTCGAAAACGATGTGTATCTGCTGCTCATCGATTGGGATGAAATCAGCCAGAACAGTGCGACCTTCAAGATGTACATCAACCCTCTGATTAATCTAGTCTGGTGGGGTTCGCTGATCCTGATCCTTGGCACACTGATCGCAGTGTATCCGCACACAGTGGTTTCATCTGTCGAGCGCCCCGTTTCAGTCGCGGTTGGTTCGCGGTTAGCGAAAGGGAATCGCTAA
- a CDS encoding S8/S53 family peptidase — MSHFVAIEALASEIPFPAASGDLCIANPVEFGVDGLGTYYVGGTGPGSPNLHGEMVSSAIRGAATDPLYAGKLDEGTSALGADYTVEVTDGSMTHVIEVVHADTNSFDLDAVNQQISDYLDGAANPNLSEATHKWVVNASFAIVPCADLATLAAYNDALLALEALLPASARKVVLLQQAILRTAEKIRVSVAAGWQACGMVLEGGFLVQPGDSPYDSCRAFIEIMQRVGVFVAAAGNTGLDYPYYPASEPSVVSVSASFENAPFIVAITDRDCAKRKIGDEPCSNAGEVLMPGVIDFNGVNYFGTSFAAPRLSLRLAVYLARYGDNVCELLDDIDPATDQPVFSNTPG; from the coding sequence ATGAGTCATTTCGTCGCTATCGAAGCACTGGCCTCCGAAATTCCGTTTCCAGCCGCATCCGGAGACCTGTGTATCGCAAATCCGGTTGAGTTCGGCGTTGATGGGCTAGGCACCTATTACGTCGGAGGCACGGGGCCGGGGTCGCCGAATCTGCATGGCGAGATGGTGAGTTCGGCGATTAGGGGTGCGGCGACCGACCCGCTGTACGCCGGTAAGCTGGACGAGGGCACGTCCGCGCTTGGGGCGGATTATACGGTCGAGGTGACAGACGGCAGCATGACTCACGTGATCGAAGTCGTTCACGCCGACACGAACAGCTTCGACCTCGATGCGGTGAACCAGCAGATCAGCGACTATCTGGACGGTGCCGCCAACCCGAACCTGTCGGAAGCGACGCACAAGTGGGTGGTCAACGCGAGCTTCGCGATTGTCCCGTGCGCCGATCTGGCGACACTGGCGGCCTATAACGACGCGCTGCTGGCGCTGGAGGCACTGCTGCCCGCCTCGGCGCGGAAGGTCGTGCTGCTGCAGCAGGCGATCCTCAGGACGGCGGAGAAAATCCGCGTAAGCGTCGCGGCTGGGTGGCAGGCATGCGGAATGGTGCTTGAGGGCGGATTCCTGGTTCAGCCCGGCGACTCGCCGTATGACTCGTGCCGCGCATTTATCGAGATCATGCAGCGGGTGGGGGTCTTCGTGGCGGCGGCCGGGAATACGGGGCTGGATTACCCGTACTATCCCGCGTCGGAGCCGTCCGTGGTCAGCGTGAGCGCGTCGTTTGAAAATGCACCCTTCATCGTCGCGATTACGGACCGCGACTGCGCTAAGCGTAAGATCGGGGATGAGCCGTGCTCCAACGCCGGCGAGGTTTTGATGCCGGGGGTGATCGATTTCAACGGCGTGAATTACTTCGGGACGTCGTTCGCGGCACCGCGGCTGAGTTTGCGGCTGGCGGTGTATCTGGCGCGCTACGGCGACAACGTGTGCGAGCTGCTCGATGACATCGATCCGGCCACCGATCAGCCTGTGTTCTCGAATACTCCCGGATAG
- a CDS encoding cytochrome c maturation protein CcmE yields the protein MAELGWAKPSERSKPAVALKPAGLERLKYFIGGVSLLGAVGFLIFSGMLTGMRYFISVDELMADPAMVGQSVRITGAVVGTSIDYDSNTLDLNFTVANVPIETTDLALALHIAVEDAAATRLNIRMTNQVMPDLLQNEAQAILTGYLGEDGYFYADSLLLKCPSRFGEELPDAASAREAYVERES from the coding sequence ATGGCCGAGCTAGGCTGGGCAAAACCGTCTGAACGGTCGAAACCGGCAGTTGCCCTCAAACCGGCCGGGTTGGAACGCTTGAAGTACTTTATCGGGGGCGTTTCCTTGCTCGGCGCTGTTGGCTTCTTGATCTTTAGTGGCATGTTGACGGGAATGCGTTACTTCATCTCCGTCGATGAATTGATGGCCGATCCCGCCATGGTTGGGCAGTCCGTCCGTATTACGGGGGCTGTGGTCGGAACAAGTATTGACTACGACTCCAATACCCTCGATCTGAATTTCACCGTTGCGAACGTGCCGATTGAAACAACCGATCTGGCACTCGCCCTCCATATTGCAGTTGAAGACGCTGCTGCTACGCGGCTCAATATTCGCATGACCAATCAGGTCATGCCCGACCTGCTCCAGAATGAGGCACAGGCGATCTTGACCGGCTATCTGGGCGAGGACGGCTATTTCTACGCGGACTCGCTGCTGCTGAAATGCCCGAGTCGCTTCGGTGAAGAACTGCCTGATGCTGCCTCTGCCCGTGAAGCCTATGTGGAACGAGAGTCCTAA